A stretch of Sphingomonas sp. JUb134 DNA encodes these proteins:
- the pabB gene encoding aminodeoxychorismate synthase component I has product MLLHDATPFVLLDDARPGGTARLYRNPRAVVQADTPADVAPLLQALDGAQEEGRAVAGFLSYEAGRVIEGMAAAPAGALPLGWFGIFDAHEQLDADALAALLPDPAGAWIGTPEPELDYAGYAEAFDRVRGWIEAGDIYQANLTFRATAPVLGDPRALYAAIRPRAAAGHGALVWTGADWLLSFSPELFFRIEGTTVSARPMKGTARRDPDPVRDAAAAAALAEDPKQRAENLMILDLLRNDIARVAVAGSVEVPERFVVERYPTVHQMVSSVRGILAPGSSPAQALAALFPCGSVTGAPKRRAMEVIEAVERSPRGVYTGAIGRIDANGDAAFNVAIRTLHLKPDAEAATLGLGSGVVADSTPASEWRECHDKARFLVNGQRRFDLIETMAFDPHRGIPLLERHLERLKASARRLGFAFDRHAARNELQAATFRLEQPSRVRLLLSPSGAIAVEAGPLPPAPSEPVSIALVPLPASPADFRLRHKTSDRRFYDAARQGSGCFDVAFVAPDGQVTEGSFTSIFVERDGLLHTPPLSAGLLPGALRAELLGTGRAVEAVVRPAHLAQGFYVGNAVRGLIRARLVAEPPSPR; this is encoded by the coding sequence ATGCTCTTGCACGACGCCACGCCCTTCGTCCTCCTGGACGATGCCCGCCCCGGCGGGACTGCCCGGCTGTACCGGAACCCGCGTGCCGTCGTGCAGGCGGATACTCCCGCGGACGTGGCGCCGCTGCTGCAGGCGCTGGATGGTGCCCAGGAAGAGGGTCGGGCAGTTGCGGGCTTCCTGAGCTACGAAGCCGGGCGGGTCATCGAGGGCATGGCAGCCGCCCCTGCCGGCGCGCTGCCGCTTGGCTGGTTCGGCATCTTCGACGCGCACGAGCAGCTGGATGCCGATGCGCTCGCTGCCCTGCTTCCGGACCCCGCCGGCGCCTGGATCGGCACGCCCGAGCCCGAACTCGACTATGCCGGCTATGCCGAGGCGTTCGATCGCGTCCGGGGGTGGATCGAAGCAGGCGACATCTATCAGGCCAACCTGACCTTCCGCGCGACCGCTCCCGTTCTGGGGGACCCGCGCGCGCTCTATGCCGCGATCCGGCCGCGCGCAGCGGCAGGGCATGGCGCGCTGGTGTGGACGGGTGCCGACTGGCTGCTCTCCTTCTCTCCGGAACTGTTCTTCCGGATCGAGGGCACCACCGTTTCCGCCCGGCCGATGAAGGGAACCGCCCGCCGGGACCCGGATCCGGTCCGCGACGCAGCCGCCGCAGCGGCCCTTGCCGAGGATCCCAAACAGCGCGCCGAGAATCTGATGATTCTCGACCTGTTGCGCAACGACATCGCCCGTGTGGCGGTCGCCGGCAGCGTGGAAGTTCCCGAACGCTTTGTGGTCGAGCGCTACCCGACGGTGCACCAGATGGTCTCCAGCGTGCGCGGCATCCTGGCTCCCGGCAGCAGCCCGGCCCAGGCGCTGGCGGCGCTGTTCCCCTGCGGCTCCGTGACCGGCGCACCGAAGCGCCGGGCGATGGAGGTGATCGAGGCGGTGGAGCGATCGCCGCGCGGTGTCTACACCGGCGCGATCGGCCGCATCGACGCGAATGGCGACGCTGCGTTCAACGTCGCCATTCGGACCCTCCACCTGAAACCCGATGCAGAGGCCGCGACGCTGGGGCTCGGCTCTGGTGTGGTCGCCGATTCGACGCCTGCATCCGAATGGCGCGAGTGCCACGACAAGGCGCGGTTCCTGGTCAACGGCCAGCGGCGATTCGATCTGATCGAGACCATGGCGTTCGACCCGCACCGGGGCATCCCGCTGCTCGAGCGACACCTGGAGCGCCTGAAGGCAAGCGCACGACGCCTGGGCTTCGCCTTTGATCGCCATGCCGCGCGCAACGAACTGCAAGCGGCCACCTTCCGGCTGGAGCAACCGTCGCGCGTACGGCTGCTGCTGTCGCCGAGCGGCGCGATCGCCGTCGAGGCAGGACCGCTGCCGCCGGCGCCCTCCGAGCCGGTTTCCATCGCATTGGTACCGCTGCCGGCGTCGCCGGCCGATTTTCGCCTGCGCCACAAGACGAGCGACCGCCGTTTCTATGACGCCGCGCGCCAAGGGTCCGGCTGCTTCGACGTGGCGTTCGTCGCCCCCGACGGACAGGTCACGGAAGGCAGCTTCACCTCGATCTTCGTCGAGCGCGACGGCCTGCTTCATACGCCGCCGCTCTCCGCCGGGCTGCTGCCGGGGGCGTTGCGGGCGGAGTTGCTTGGCACGGGCCGGGCGGTCGAGGCGGTCGTGCGGCCCGCCCACCTCGCGCAAGGTTTTTACGTCGGCAATGCCGTTCGCGGACTTATTCGTGCGCGGTTGGTTGCGGAGCCCCCCTCCCCCCGCTAA
- a CDS encoding MBL fold metallo-hydrolase, protein MTPSPIRAAIVPVTPLQQNCTLLWCTRTMRGAFVDPGGDLDRLRQAAEQNGVTIEKILLTHGHIDHCGEAKPLADALGVPIEGPHEADRFWIARLDEDGKRWGLRGVPFEPDRWLVEGDQVTVGEVAFDVYETPGHTPGHVVFHHPGTKFALVGDVLFAGSVGRTDFPLSNHEALIDSIVTKLWPMGDDTSFIPGHGQPGRFEQERQTNPFVADSVLAGRGVADGR, encoded by the coding sequence ATGACGCCTTCTCCCATCCGTGCGGCGATCGTGCCGGTGACGCCGCTCCAGCAGAACTGCACGCTGCTGTGGTGTACCAGGACGATGCGGGGCGCCTTTGTCGATCCCGGCGGCGACCTCGACCGGCTTCGCCAGGCTGCCGAGCAGAACGGCGTCACGATCGAGAAGATACTGCTGACCCACGGCCACATCGACCATTGTGGCGAGGCAAAGCCACTGGCCGATGCGCTGGGCGTGCCCATCGAGGGGCCCCATGAGGCGGATCGGTTCTGGATCGCGCGCCTGGATGAAGACGGCAAGCGATGGGGCCTGCGCGGGGTGCCGTTCGAACCCGATCGCTGGCTGGTCGAAGGCGACCAGGTGACGGTGGGGGAGGTTGCGTTCGACGTGTACGAGACGCCCGGACACACCCCGGGTCACGTCGTCTTCCACCATCCCGGCACCAAGTTCGCGCTGGTGGGCGATGTGCTGTTCGCGGGCTCGGTCGGCCGGACGGACTTCCCGCTTTCGAATCACGAGGCGCTGATCGACTCGATCGTCACCAAGCTGTGGCCGATGGGCGATGATACGAGCTTCATCCCCGGTCACGGGCAGCCCGGGCGCTTCGAGCAGGAGCGGCAGACCAATCCCTTTGTCGCCGATTCGGTGCTGGCCGGCAGGGGAGTTGCGGACGGCCGCTGA
- the rpmF gene encoding 50S ribosomal protein L32 → MAVPKRKTSPSRRGMRRAHDSLSIESFQECPNCGELKRPHNLCTGCGHYNGREIISVEG, encoded by the coding sequence ATGGCAGTTCCCAAGAGAAAGACCTCGCCCTCCCGCCGGGGCATGCGGCGCGCGCACGACTCGCTCTCGATCGAGTCGTTCCAGGAGTGCCCGAACTGCGGCGAGCTGAAGCGCCCGCACAACCTGTGCACGGGTTGCGGTCACTATAACGGCCGCGAGATCATCTCGGTCGAAGGCTGA
- the plsX gene encoding phosphate acyltransferase PlsX, whose amino-acid sequence MAEDSWIAVDAMGGDEGLAVMLAGVAQARRRNPGLRFLLVGDETAIRAGLQSHPNLTAASEVVHAPELVGSSDKPSQAIRRARTTSMGIAIDLVKKGRAAAAVSSGNTGALMAMAKLALRTMPGIDRPALAALLPSLGENDLVMLDLGANAECDARNLVQFAVMGAAYARAVLDLESPRVALLNIGTEDMKGIDSVRDAAAAIRASTHLPLTFTGYIEGDRLSRGEVDVVVCDGFSGNIALKTAEGTARFVADLLKRAFRSSVRSKVGFLISKPATDLLRHHLDPNNHNGAIFLGLNGLVVKSHGGANATGVSNAIEVAAKLVRNNLTHRIAEDLAAIEAKAA is encoded by the coding sequence GTGGCCGAGGACTCGTGGATCGCCGTCGATGCGATGGGCGGTGACGAGGGCCTTGCGGTGATGCTTGCCGGCGTCGCCCAGGCGCGTCGCCGCAATCCCGGGTTGCGGTTCCTGCTGGTGGGCGACGAGACGGCGATTCGCGCCGGTCTCCAGTCGCACCCCAATCTCACCGCTGCGTCGGAGGTCGTCCACGCGCCGGAACTGGTCGGGTCTTCGGACAAGCCGAGCCAGGCGATCCGTCGCGCCCGCACCACGTCGATGGGAATCGCCATCGATCTGGTGAAGAAGGGCCGGGCAGCCGCCGCCGTTTCGTCCGGGAATACCGGCGCGTTGATGGCGATGGCCAAGCTCGCGCTGCGGACCATGCCGGGCATCGATCGTCCGGCGCTGGCAGCGCTGCTGCCGAGCCTGGGCGAGAACGACCTGGTGATGCTCGACCTCGGCGCCAATGCCGAGTGCGATGCGCGCAACCTCGTCCAGTTCGCGGTGATGGGGGCTGCCTATGCCCGCGCCGTGCTCGACCTGGAGAGCCCGCGCGTCGCGCTGCTCAACATCGGCACCGAGGACATGAAGGGCATCGACAGCGTCCGCGATGCGGCTGCGGCGATCCGTGCCTCCACCCACCTGCCGCTCACCTTCACGGGCTACATCGAGGGCGACCGCCTCTCGCGTGGCGAAGTGGACGTGGTGGTGTGCGACGGCTTCTCGGGCAACATCGCGCTCAAGACTGCCGAGGGTACCGCCCGCTTCGTGGCGGACCTGCTCAAGCGCGCCTTCCGCAGTTCGGTCCGCTCCAAGGTCGGTTTCCTGATCTCCAAGCCCGCGACCGACCTGCTGCGGCATCACCTCGACCCGAACAATCACAATGGCGCGATCTTCCTGGGCTTGAACGGCTTGGTGGTGAAGAGCCATGGCGGTGCGAACGCCACCGGCGTCTCGAACGCGATCGAGGTCGCGGCCAAGCTGGTGCGCAACAACCTAACCCATCGGATCGCTGAGGACCTGGCAGCGATCGAAGCGAAGGCCGCATGA